CTCGACCAGGTCGATCTGTCGATGGCATCCATCGTGGTGGCGCTGCCACTCGTGCTACCGCTCGTGTACTTCATGATGAAGAGGCTCTCGAAATGAAGTCCTGGACCCCCAAGGCCATAGCGACCGAGGCCAAGCTGCTGCTGATCGGCATTCCGGTGCTGCTGTGGACGCTGATCCCGGTCTACCACATGGTGCTGTTCGCGATCTCGTCGAAAGACTCCGCGACCTCGGGCCACCTGTGGCCCAAGAACCCGACGCTGGACAACTTCCGCATCGTGTTCCAGCAGAAGCACTTCTACCTCGACCACTTCTGGCTGCAGCTGTGGAACTCGCTCCTGATCGCGTTGTCGGTCGGCGCGCTCACGCTGTTCGTCGCGACCACGGCCGCGTTCGCGATCAGCCGGCTGCGCGTGCGTGGCGGGCGCACGGTGATGAACCTGGCGCTCTTCACCTACTTCATTCCCGCGGCCTTCCTCGCGGTGCCCATGTACAAGACCATGGGCAACTACGGCCTGCTCAACAGCCAGTGGGCGCTGATCCTCGCGATGGTGACCATCGCCTCGCCGTACTGCATCTGGGTGCTGAAGCAGGCGTCGGACAAGCTGCCCTACGAGCTCGACGAAGCCGCCCGCATGGACGGCGCCTCGCCGCTGCAACTGTTCCGCCTCGTGTACCTGCCGCTGATGGTGCCGTCGCTGGTGGCGGTGGGCACCTATTCGCTGCTGCTGGCGTGGAACGAATACCTCTACGCCTTCCTGCTGCTGTCGAACGACAGGAGCGTGACGCTGGCGGTGGCGCTCGGCAACTTCCTCTCGGCCGACGATTCGCCGTGGGAGCTGCTGATGGCCACCGGCCTCATCTACGCATTGCCGCCCGCGGCGATCTACTACGCCTTCAAGCGCTACATGGTGGGCGGACTCACCGCTGGTGCCGTCAAGAGCTGAGCGAACCTGGGAATAAAAAAATGGCATCCGTATCTTTTCGCAATATCCAGAAATCCTTCGGCAAGGTCCAGATCATCCAGGGCCTGAGCTTCGACATCACCGACGGCGAATTCGTCGTGCTGGTCGGGCCTTCGGGCTGCGGCAAGTCGACCCTGCTGCGCATGCTCGCGGGCCTCGAAGACATCAGCGGCGGCGAGATCATGATCGACAGCCGCGTGGTCAACGACCTCGAGTCGAAGGACCGCGACATCGCCATGGTGTTCCAGAGCTATGCGCTCTACCCGCACATGACCGTGGGCGAGAACATGGGCTTCAGCCTGCGCCTGCGCAACGCCGAGAAGTCGGTGACCGACGAACGCGTGTCGCGGGCCGCGAAGATCCTCAACCTCGACGCACTGCTCGGACGCTACCCGCGCGAACTGTCGGGGGGGCAGCGCCAGCGCGTGGCCATGGGGCGCGCCATCGTGCGCGACCCGAAGGTCTTCTTGTTCGACGAGCCGCTGTCCAACCTCGACGCCAAGTTGCGCGTGGCCATGCGGGCCGAGATCAAGGCGCTGCACCAGCGCCTCAAGACCACCACGGTCTACGTGACGCACGACCAGATCGAAGCCATGACCATGGCCGACCGCATCGTGGTGATGCACGACGGCATCGTCGAGCAGATCGGCACGCCGCTCGACCTGTACGACCGTCCCGACAACCTGTTTGTCGCACAGTTCATCGGCTCGCCGTCGATGAACGTGATCGAGGGCACGGTGCGGCGCTCGGGCACCGAATGCCACGTCGAGGCGCACGGCGCGCGTTGGCCCGTGCCGCCGGGCACCTCGGCACCCGACGGCCAGCCGGTGCACTACGGCATCCGCCCTGGCGACATCACGCTGGGCGGGGGCAGCGGCGTCAATGCGCAGGTTATCGTGGTCGAGCCCACGGGCGCCGAAACCGAACTGCTGGTGCAGGTCGGCGAAGCGAAGCTGGTCCTGGCGGTGCACGGCCGTGTCGATGCGCAGCCCGACCAGACCGTGGGCCTGGCCATCGATGCCGACCGCGTGCACCTGTTCGACCGCCAGAGCGGCCGGCGCATGCCCTGAGCTGAGCTGAACTGAGCTTCCTTCCGGCTCAGTCGGTGCGCAGCCGTAGCAGCGCCCGCACGAAGCCGTGGTCCGAGCGCGAGCGGTCGCGCCCTTCGTGCAGGTGGTCGTTGAAGTAATCGACCCGGCGCACGTCGCCCAGGCTGCGCCGGCTCGTCGCCACGAACTCCTCGCTCACGAAGATCTGGTCGAGCACGGCCGGAAAGCCCTGATGGATGTGCGAATAGGCCACATCTTTCTTGAGCGCCGACTCGCCCTGCATCTCGTACGCATTGAACAGCGCCACGTCGCGCGCGGCCTTGTCGTAGGCCACCTCGGAGGTGGCGGCCACCAGTTGCGTGGTGACGCTGTGCGGCTCGTCGTTGAAGTCGCCCATCACCACCAGCGGCGTGTTCGTACCCTGCAGCAGGTCGATCACGATGCAGCGCAGGGCCGCCGCTTCGACGCCCCGCATGACCAGCGAGCGCAGCGAAGCCATCGCGCCGACCTTGCGGTCCTCCCGGTCTTCGAGGGGGTTGCCTTGCGCGTCCTGCAGGAATTTCGGCCGCTTGGACTTGAGGTGCGCTGTCAGAACATGCACCTGCTGGCCGTGCTTCATGCGCAGCGTGACCAGAAAAGGCGGGCGCTCGAAGCGCGTATGCGGGCCCAGGCCCGGCACGTCGATGCCGAAACCCGCCGGAAAGTCGACAAAGGATTGGCTGTGGTCCACCGGCAGCCGCGTGGCGATGCCCACCCGCGGCGTGCCCTGCGCGCCGTTGTGCGGCGGCGTGTTCTCGGCGCCCGGCACCGCGACGAAGTCATAGCGCAGGCCGCTGCGCGCAATCGCGGCCTTCAGCGCACTCTCGTCCCAGACCTCTTGCACCGCAAGCACGTCGGCGTTGAGCGCGTGAATGCGCTCGCCGATCCAGCCGATCTTGCGTTCGTATTCGCGCTCGTCATACGCATCCTGGTTCTCGTAGTACACGCGGTGCGGATTTGCGAGATTCAGCAGGTTGCAGGTCGCGACGAAAAGCGTGGCGTAGTTGGGCGGTATGTATTGCATGGACCGCGATTGTGTCCCCCTGGCGACGGCCGAGCGCACGCTTTGGTATTAACGAGCAAGGAGAGGGCGGGGCTGCTTTGTGGCGTAGCTGACAAAAGGCGCGAGAAATGTGCTGAATTTGTGCTCCCGCACCATTTGTGTCCAGATTCGTAAAACGACAATTCGATGCTGCGGACTCTTTTTGTCCGCACCGCGGACGCCTATGGTCCGCGCCAAACACCCAACGGGAGGAAACCAAAGATGAAGATTCGAACGAGCAGTGCTGTCTTGCTGGCATGCGCTGCGCTTGCCGCTTGTCAATCTGCCCCCTTGTACGAACCTGGTCGCCGCGCGCTCGTCGCAGCCCAGGAAGACGAGGAGCGCACCGTGGTCGGCCAGCCGGTGCCCGGCACCACCTTCGCTCAGCTTCGGCCGAGCATGAGCTACGCGGAAGTCATCAAGATCGCGGGCAAACCCAACGCCGAAACCGTCCGGAACACCGGCAAGGCTTGGATCCCCACCTACAACGGCACCGACCGGTGGCGCCATTACCTTGCCTACAAAGGCCAAGGCGTGCTGGTCTTTGCCGGCACGGCCGGCGGAGAAATTGCCGAGATCTCGCGTACCAGGTCTTACACGCCCGACGTGCTGATCCAGATCGTGCACAACCCCGCCGACAGCGGGAAGCTCTGAAGCCGAAGCTTCCGGTTCTTCACACACCACTGCAGAAAAAAGATCGGCAAACGATGATCA
The Variovorax paradoxus genome window above contains:
- a CDS encoding carbohydrate ABC transporter permease, with amino-acid sequence MKSWTPKAIATEAKLLLIGIPVLLWTLIPVYHMVLFAISSKDSATSGHLWPKNPTLDNFRIVFQQKHFYLDHFWLQLWNSLLIALSVGALTLFVATTAAFAISRLRVRGGRTVMNLALFTYFIPAAFLAVPMYKTMGNYGLLNSQWALILAMVTIASPYCIWVLKQASDKLPYELDEAARMDGASPLQLFRLVYLPLMVPSLVAVGTYSLLLAWNEYLYAFLLLSNDRSVTLAVALGNFLSADDSPWELLMATGLIYALPPAAIYYAFKRYMVGGLTAGAVKS
- a CDS encoding ABC transporter ATP-binding protein; amino-acid sequence: MASVSFRNIQKSFGKVQIIQGLSFDITDGEFVVLVGPSGCGKSTLLRMLAGLEDISGGEIMIDSRVVNDLESKDRDIAMVFQSYALYPHMTVGENMGFSLRLRNAEKSVTDERVSRAAKILNLDALLGRYPRELSGGQRQRVAMGRAIVRDPKVFLFDEPLSNLDAKLRVAMRAEIKALHQRLKTTTVYVTHDQIEAMTMADRIVVMHDGIVEQIGTPLDLYDRPDNLFVAQFIGSPSMNVIEGTVRRSGTECHVEAHGARWPVPPGTSAPDGQPVHYGIRPGDITLGGGSGVNAQVIVVEPTGAETELLVQVGEAKLVLAVHGRVDAQPDQTVGLAIDADRVHLFDRQSGRRMP
- a CDS encoding endonuclease/exonuclease/phosphatase family protein, which codes for MQYIPPNYATLFVATCNLLNLANPHRVYYENQDAYDEREYERKIGWIGERIHALNADVLAVQEVWDESALKAAIARSGLRYDFVAVPGAENTPPHNGAQGTPRVGIATRLPVDHSQSFVDFPAGFGIDVPGLGPHTRFERPPFLVTLRMKHGQQVHVLTAHLKSKRPKFLQDAQGNPLEDREDRKVGAMASLRSLVMRGVEAAALRCIVIDLLQGTNTPLVVMGDFNDEPHSVTTQLVAATSEVAYDKAARDVALFNAYEMQGESALKKDVAYSHIHQGFPAVLDQIFVSEEFVATSRRSLGDVRRVDYFNDHLHEGRDRSRSDHGFVRALLRLRTD